The following proteins are encoded in a genomic region of [Eubacterium] hominis:
- a CDS encoding DUF4194 domain-containing protein — protein sequence MKVETLMENQREEFSRIVNILLAENCVYQYNKIKNFEKKERNEDYTFISDHWEYFDEYLRYAGWILQKDRSSYMGMIYITNEREDCACKYQLNMLETMFLLILRNYYEEKMLELDASLTIRITTNELLRLLVDVFALVSSKPSSTMISSAIMTLQRLNVVQRYHVEEEEYLWVLPYITCVLTPEHIDHILKNIHNEEEGDEDETEENAVD from the coding sequence ATGAAAGTAGAAACATTAATGGAAAATCAACGTGAAGAATTTTCACGTATCGTGAATATTTTATTAGCTGAAAATTGTGTTTATCAGTACAATAAAATCAAGAATTTTGAGAAAAAAGAACGCAATGAGGACTATACATTTATTTCAGATCATTGGGAATACTTTGATGAATATTTACGATATGCAGGATGGATCCTTCAAAAAGATCGTTCTTCCTATATGGGGATGATTTATATCACAAATGAGCGGGAAGACTGTGCATGTAAATATCAGTTGAATATGTTGGAAACGATGTTCCTATTGATTTTACGTAATTATTATGAAGAAAAAATGCTGGAATTAGATGCCTCCTTAACGATACGTATCACGACCAATGAACTGCTTCGATTGTTGGTGGATGTATTTGCGCTTGTGTCCTCAAAACCATCTTCTACCATGATTTCTTCTGCGATCATGACGTTACAAAGATTGAATGTGGTACAGCGATATCACGTTGAGGAAGAGGAATATCTATGGGTTTTACCATATATCACTTGTGTATTAACTCCAGAGCATATAGATCATATCTTAAAGAATATCCATAACGAGGAAGAAGGTGATGAAGATGAAACTGAAGAAAATGCTGTTGATTAA
- a CDS encoding trypsin-like peptidase domain-containing protein produces MKKTLTFLVVMLLGWNIVISIQLYRVSTDKSSNQIQTTTTQGNVQQARVEINNDVTELVQKCENKVVTVTATLRNRSIGSGSGAIYRVDGKDVYIITNNHVVSDGDGAIVTFANGKEIKAEIKGLDEVMDLALLKVTVDFDAEAFTMADSSLVKKGEYVIAMGSPLGIEYQGSVSGGLISGVDRHMEVDTDNNGVADFDVSVLQTDAAINPGNSGGPLINMAGELIGINSMKISAEEVEGFGFALPINEVLPVITQLEKEGKVIRPILGISVQEIAQLTSFERSYFDIDKDIDSGLYIMKVTSGSPASKSGIKSGDVLVKFDGKACTDFKTFRTLLYSKNVGDEATLTINRSGKEKEIKVTLE; encoded by the coding sequence ATGAAAAAAACACTAACATTTTTGGTAGTCATGTTGTTGGGCTGGAATATTGTGATCAGTATCCAGCTGTATCGAGTTTCCACAGATAAAAGTAGTAATCAGATTCAGACAACCACAACACAGGGGAATGTACAACAAGCAAGAGTGGAAATCAATAATGATGTAACGGAGCTTGTACAAAAATGTGAAAACAAGGTTGTGACTGTAACAGCAACACTTCGCAATCGTTCCATCGGAAGTGGTAGTGGCGCAATCTATCGGGTTGATGGAAAAGATGTATATATTATTACCAACAACCATGTAGTTTCTGATGGAGATGGCGCAATTGTCACATTTGCGAATGGGAAAGAAATAAAAGCAGAAATCAAAGGACTGGATGAAGTCATGGATTTGGCATTATTGAAGGTCACAGTTGATTTTGATGCGGAAGCCTTTACGATGGCAGATAGCTCGTTGGTGAAAAAAGGGGAATACGTCATTGCGATGGGAAGTCCTCTTGGAATCGAATATCAAGGAAGTGTTTCTGGTGGCTTAATTTCCGGTGTAGATCGTCACATGGAGGTAGATACCGATAACAATGGTGTCGCAGACTTTGATGTATCCGTTCTACAAACAGATGCAGCCATCAATCCCGGCAACAGTGGAGGTCCACTCATCAATATGGCAGGGGAACTGATTGGTATCAATTCTATGAAAATCAGTGCTGAGGAAGTGGAAGGCTTTGGCTTTGCGCTACCAATCAATGAAGTATTGCCTGTCATTACCCAGTTAGAAAAGGAAGGTAAAGTTATTCGTCCTATTCTGGGTATTTCTGTACAGGAAATTGCCCAGTTAACAAGCTTTGAACGCAGCTATTTTGATATCGATAAAGATATTGACAGTGGCTTGTATATCATGAAAGTAACATCAGGCTCACCAGCAAGTAAATCAGGTATAAAGAGTGGGGATGTCTTAGTGAAATTTGATGGCAAAGCTTGTACCGATTTCAAAACATTCCGTACGCTTTTATATAGTAAAAATGTTGGCGATGAAGCAACCCTGACCATTAATCGAAGTGGTAAGGAAAAAGAAATTAAAGTAACATTAGAGTAA
- a CDS encoding MBL fold metallo-hydrolase produces MKFALLASGSKGNCCLIKHNDTKIVIDCGTTKRYLKGCFERIQYDPTQSDAILITHTHSDHVSQMKMFNDIHTYATQNIETEHLHGIAPYDTLDIKDFHITVLPMSHDCEGTVGYVIECENEKMVYVTDTGYIKEEVKDYIKDADYYIFESNHDIEMLMQTNRPVYIKQRIINDYGHLCNDDSANVLCDVIGNNTKEIILAHISQEGNTRELALNTLISHLDKKQIHHDQMKLYPADQFSIYVGGKGAK; encoded by the coding sequence ATGAAATTTGCATTATTGGCCAGTGGCTCCAAAGGAAACTGCTGCCTGATTAAACATAACGACACAAAAATCGTCATCGACTGTGGCACGACCAAACGATATCTGAAAGGATGCTTTGAACGCATTCAATATGATCCCACCCAGTCTGATGCGATATTGATTACACATACACACAGTGATCATGTATCCCAGATGAAGATGTTCAACGATATTCATACTTACGCAACACAAAATATTGAAACAGAGCATCTTCATGGGATTGCCCCTTATGATACACTGGATATCAAAGATTTCCACATTACTGTTTTACCAATGAGTCATGATTGTGAAGGAACCGTTGGTTATGTGATAGAATGTGAGAATGAAAAAATGGTTTATGTGACCGATACGGGGTATATTAAAGAAGAAGTAAAAGATTATATCAAGGACGCTGATTATTATATATTTGAAAGTAATCATGATATAGAGATGTTGATGCAAACCAATCGCCCTGTATATATCAAACAGCGAATCATCAATGACTATGGGCATTTATGCAACGATGACAGTGCGAATGTTTTATGTGATGTGATTGGAAACAACACCAAAGAAATTATACTAGCTCATATTTCTCAAGAAGGAAATACACGGGAGCTGGCATTAAATACACTGATATCTCATTTGGATAAAAAACAAATCCATCATGATCAGATGAAGTTATATCCTGCAGATCAGTTTTCTATTTATGTTGGAGGAAAGGGTGCGAAATAA
- the dnaB gene encoding replicative DNA helicase: MSKELPHSNEAEQSILGAMMVYPNVAGVVYDQGLVAEDFYLDIHQRIFRCMLDIVDMGKPVDVTTVITRLQDTDQLNLVGGADYIIKLSDTAISSTNSVYYIEMIKSRAHLRRLIETAQVIAEDSFDTSESLDVIMDNAEREILNVTRSRKATDFKSSRDVISGVMQELIKLRSSDNRVTGIKTGYDDLDRLTNGFQRGDLIILAARPAMGKTAFALNLALNASFYNPGAIAVFSLEMPAEALMKRILSAKSAVESSKLRSGNILDEEFNKLNESANELMACKLFIDDSSNIKISEIFSKCRKLKSEHGLDLVVIDYLQLISGSGRGGSDNRQQEISEISRSLKGLAREMECPVISLSQLSRSVETRPDKHPMLSDLRESGAIEQDADIVMFLYREEYYNKDKNEAAENVTEPTDVEIAKHRNGATARIQLAFQKNISAFFNMAKI, from the coding sequence ATGAGTAAAGAACTGCCACACAGTAATGAGGCGGAACAATCCATATTAGGCGCCATGATGGTGTATCCCAATGTCGCGGGTGTCGTGTATGATCAAGGACTTGTGGCAGAGGATTTCTATCTGGATATCCACCAGAGAATCTTTCGTTGTATGTTAGATATTGTGGATATGGGAAAACCGGTGGATGTAACGACCGTCATTACCCGTTTACAAGATACAGATCAATTGAATTTAGTCGGAGGTGCTGATTATATCATCAAATTAAGTGATACAGCGATCTCTAGTACCAATAGTGTTTACTATATTGAAATGATTAAAAGCCGTGCCCATTTACGACGCTTAATTGAAACAGCACAGGTGATTGCGGAAGACAGTTTTGATACCAGTGAAAGCCTTGATGTTATCATGGATAATGCGGAACGTGAAATATTAAATGTCACAAGAAGCCGTAAAGCAACGGATTTCAAAAGCAGCCGTGATGTCATCAGTGGTGTAATGCAGGAATTGATCAAACTTCGTTCTTCAGATAATCGTGTAACTGGAATCAAAACCGGCTATGATGACCTAGATCGATTGACCAATGGTTTTCAGCGTGGTGATTTGATTATTTTAGCGGCCCGTCCTGCGATGGGAAAAACTGCATTTGCGTTAAACTTGGCGTTAAATGCATCCTTCTATAATCCAGGTGCGATTGCGGTATTCTCACTGGAAATGCCTGCGGAAGCCTTGATGAAACGTATATTAAGCGCAAAAAGTGCGGTCGAATCCAGTAAACTTCGAAGTGGGAACATTCTGGATGAAGAATTTAATAAACTGAATGAATCTGCCAACGAACTGATGGCATGTAAACTGTTTATCGATGATTCCAGTAATATCAAAATATCTGAGATATTCTCTAAATGTCGTAAATTAAAAAGCGAACATGGTCTGGATCTTGTGGTCATTGACTACCTTCAGCTGATATCAGGAAGCGGCAGAGGTGGATCGGATAATCGTCAACAGGAAATCTCAGAAATTTCACGTTCTTTAAAAGGGCTTGCCAGAGAGATGGAATGTCCCGTTATATCATTATCACAGTTATCACGTAGTGTAGAAACAAGACCTGATAAACATCCAATGCTGTCAGACCTTCGTGAATCCGGAGCCATCGAGCAGGATGCCGATATCGTTATGTTTTTATACCGTGAAGAATACTACAATAAAGACAAAAATGAAGCGGCTGAAAATGTGACAGAGCCTACCGATGTGGAAATCGCCAAGCATCGTAATGGGGCAACTGCCAGAATCCAGCTGGCATTTCAAAAAAACATTTCCGCATTTTTCAACATGGCGAAGATTTAG
- the rplI gene encoding 50S ribosomal protein L9, whose protein sequence is MKVILLSDVKKVGKKGDIVEVSDGYGRNFLLNKKLAVLATKKSMEILDEENLQHDLKEKQLESEAEELKKELSKIVLEFHVKTGEGGRVFGSVSTKQIVAQLHDKYGIKVEKRKVIDNEPISNLGYTDVKVDLYKNKVIGVIRVHVNG, encoded by the coding sequence ATGAAAGTAATACTACTAAGTGATGTAAAAAAGGTTGGTAAAAAAGGAGATATTGTTGAGGTCAGTGATGGCTATGGCAGAAACTTCCTGTTAAACAAAAAACTGGCTGTTTTGGCCACAAAGAAAAGTATGGAAATCTTAGATGAAGAGAACCTTCAACATGATTTAAAAGAAAAACAGCTGGAATCAGAGGCTGAAGAACTAAAAAAAGAATTAAGTAAAATCGTTTTAGAATTCCATGTAAAAACCGGAGAAGGCGGCAGAGTTTTTGGAAGTGTATCCACAAAACAGATTGTAGCCCAGTTGCATGATAAATATGGTATCAAAGTAGAAAAACGTAAAGTTATCGACAATGAACCAATTTCTAATTTAGGATATACCGATGTAAAAGTTGATTTATATAAAAACAAAGTCATTGGTGTGATTCGTGTTCATGTCAATGGATAG
- a CDS encoding DHH family phosphoesterase, with the protein MDRLENFKVQIAIIVILQILALISLYSVGFNDINMVPMVVMLVLNIAIIVWIMVKFQKDREQRDIDISRILGHDAKDALLFGEVGIITYDEQYNATWINDFLEERKIDVVGKKLSSWIAEITDLFTGDVDVITATDDDHVYEITRKENAQVLYVRDITEYAVLKKRFESDGVVAGLLQLDNYMEIQQYVDEGKMAQINLQLRQPCVEWANKYGMFIRRLRSDRFLVILNERIFAQVVKDRFSILNTIRKNAEEIDVSITLSMSFARGTDDYQLLDTMVNDLLELAQSRGGDQAAVKKYGESVKYFGGNSEASEKRSKVRVRVMAQAIKEAIMESKRVFVVGHSNMDFDCMGSALCMSRIASAYGKECYVVSKSGGMEPQLKEAFTALEDELDSRHRFIEDEEATKLIGDGDLVIAVDHHNPKQTGAPMTVMSAKRIIVIDHHRRSEDFIGNPLLVYVETSASSVSELATELLPYQTNKVNISESEATIMYNGILVDTNRFRMRTGSRTFEAVAYLKKIGADSMKAENMLKEDYDDFEAKTSIMNWSEKYRGNMIIAAVNDNTIEDRTMMSQAADSLLNIKGIEASFVIANIKDNKVAVSARSKGEINVQVIMEKMHGGGHFSAAALQRDDTSVAAVDDELRAMIDEYIEENKEDTTDESNTTK; encoded by the coding sequence ATGGATCGCTTAGAAAATTTTAAGGTACAAATCGCTATTATTGTGATATTACAGATTCTGGCATTGATATCGTTATATTCCGTAGGGTTTAATGATATCAATATGGTGCCAATGGTAGTAATGTTAGTGTTGAATATCGCTATTATCGTCTGGATCATGGTAAAATTTCAAAAGGATAGAGAACAACGAGATATTGATATCTCAAGAATTTTAGGGCATGATGCTAAAGATGCATTGTTATTTGGTGAAGTAGGAATCATTACCTATGATGAACAATATAATGCCACATGGATCAATGACTTTTTGGAAGAAAGAAAAATTGATGTCGTTGGAAAAAAACTTTCCAGCTGGATTGCGGAAATTACGGATTTGTTTACTGGTGATGTAGATGTGATTACCGCAACGGATGATGATCATGTATATGAAATTACCCGAAAAGAAAATGCGCAGGTATTGTATGTCCGTGATATTACAGAATATGCTGTATTGAAAAAACGCTTTGAATCTGATGGTGTTGTGGCTGGTTTATTACAATTGGATAACTATATGGAAATCCAGCAGTATGTGGATGAAGGCAAAATGGCACAAATCAACTTACAGCTGCGTCAGCCATGTGTGGAATGGGCAAATAAATACGGCATGTTTATTCGTCGTTTGAGAAGTGATCGTTTTTTGGTTATTTTAAATGAACGGATTTTTGCGCAGGTTGTAAAAGATCGTTTTTCAATATTAAATACAATAAGAAAAAATGCAGAAGAAATTGATGTATCCATCACATTAAGTATGTCATTTGCTCGTGGTACAGATGATTATCAGTTATTAGATACTATGGTAAATGATTTGCTGGAGCTTGCACAAAGTCGTGGTGGAGATCAGGCTGCTGTTAAGAAATATGGAGAAAGTGTCAAATACTTTGGCGGTAATAGTGAAGCAAGTGAAAAACGTAGTAAAGTGCGTGTACGTGTTATGGCACAGGCAATCAAAGAAGCAATAATGGAAAGTAAACGTGTATTTGTGGTTGGACATTCCAATATGGATTTTGACTGTATGGGCAGTGCATTATGTATGTCACGTATCGCAAGTGCTTATGGAAAAGAATGTTATGTGGTTAGTAAAAGCGGTGGTATGGAGCCACAGTTGAAAGAAGCGTTTACTGCTTTGGAAGATGAATTAGATTCTCGTCATCGTTTTATCGAAGATGAAGAAGCCACAAAATTGATTGGAGATGGCGATCTGGTCATTGCGGTGGATCATCATAATCCAAAACAAACCGGAGCACCAATGACTGTCATGTCCGCAAAACGTATTATTGTGATTGACCATCATCGTCGAAGTGAAGATTTTATTGGAAACCCACTTCTTGTCTATGTGGAAACCAGTGCCAGTTCTGTAAGTGAACTTGCAACAGAGCTTTTGCCATATCAGACAAATAAGGTGAATATATCAGAAAGTGAAGCTACGATTATGTATAATGGTATCTTGGTTGATACCAATCGCTTTAGAATGCGTACAGGAAGTCGTACCTTTGAAGCCGTTGCTTATCTGAAAAAGATTGGCGCAGACAGTATGAAAGCCGAAAACATGTTAAAAGAGGACTATGATGATTTTGAAGCAAAAACCTCTATTATGAACTGGTCTGAAAAATATCGTGGAAATATGATTATTGCGGCTGTTAATGACAATACGATAGAAGATCGTACCATGATGTCCCAGGCGGCGGATTCTTTATTAAATATCAAAGGTATTGAGGCAAGCTTTGTCATTGCCAATATCAAAGATAACAAAGTTGCTGTTTCTGCACGCAGTAAAGGTGAAATCAATGTGCAGGTCATTATGGAAAAAATGCATGGTGGTGGACATTTCTCTGCTGCGGCATTACAACGTGATGATACTAGTGTTGCGGCAGTAGATGATGAACTACGCGCAATGATTGATGAATATATAGAAGAAAACAAGGAGGATACAACAGATGAAAGTAATACTACTAAGTGA
- a CDS encoding DUF2232 domain-containing protein: protein MKNDTRKITEGAMMVAIVGLMLFINRQLAGMIEYMMYWILTFPILIYTAKYGVKNAMVPSVCMLILSFMLSVPTTIFYMFSCIVTGMVYGGGIRKEWKNGTLMFWTFLFTLFSYLITFVLFASIFGYDPSEDVEIANMLLSMFHLDVGFNIAKVISIISILSTLLMSILQTMCIHMLGNVMLKRFKIKVRPMKPLYELKVPKIIGFIIIVIWLLFYMQNVIKLNQELLNVLFACYLCAMVFAIGYGVLALMWLIVLLRKRAAVFLVMIAIFVPYVNFVVACIGVLDMLLDLKQKMSEVLLHGSLRKF, encoded by the coding sequence ATGAAAAACGATACCAGAAAAATAACCGAAGGGGCCATGATGGTGGCAATTGTAGGATTGATGCTTTTTATTAATCGTCAGCTGGCTGGAATGATTGAATATATGATGTATTGGATTTTGACATTCCCTATTTTAATTTATACCGCAAAGTATGGTGTAAAGAATGCAATGGTGCCAAGTGTCTGTATGTTGATTTTAAGCTTTATGCTAAGTGTGCCTACCACTATCTTTTATATGTTCAGCTGTATTGTAACTGGTATGGTTTATGGCGGTGGGATAAGAAAAGAATGGAAGAATGGAACGCTGATGTTCTGGACGTTTCTTTTTACACTGTTTTCTTATTTGATCACTTTTGTTTTATTTGCCTCTATTTTTGGATATGATCCATCGGAAGATGTAGAAATTGCCAATATGTTATTATCCATGTTTCACTTGGATGTTGGCTTTAATATCGCAAAAGTCATATCCATCATCAGTATTTTATCAACATTACTAATGAGTATTCTACAAACGATGTGTATTCATATGCTGGGCAATGTAATGTTAAAACGCTTTAAAATTAAGGTGCGCCCAATGAAACCACTTTATGAATTAAAGGTGCCAAAAATCATAGGATTCATAATAATTGTTATTTGGCTACTATTTTATATGCAAAATGTGATAAAATTAAACCAAGAACTTTTAAATGTTCTGTTCGCATGTTATCTATGTGCAATGGTGTTTGCGATTGGCTATGGTGTATTGGCCCTGATGTGGTTGATTGTATTGCTTCGTAAACGTGCTGCTGTGTTTCTTGTCATGATTGCTATATTTGTTCCATACGTGAATTTTGTAGTGGCATGCATTGGCGTATTGGATATGTTATTAGATTTGAAACAGAAAATGAGTGAGGTGTTATTACATGGATCGCTTAGAAAATTTTAA
- a CDS encoding 30S ribosomal protein S18: MAFKKQRMGRKKVCYFTKNHIETIDYKDVELLKRFISANGKIIPRRVTGTRAKYQRMLATAIKRARQMALLPYVSE, encoded by the coding sequence ATGGCATTCAAAAAACAGCGTATGGGACGTAAAAAAGTATGTTACTTTACAAAGAACCATATTGAAACTATCGATTACAAAGACGTTGAATTATTAAAACGTTTTATTAGCGCAAACGGAAAAATCATTCCAAGACGTGTTACAGGTACACGTGCTAAATATCAGAGAATGCTGGCTACAGCAATCAAACGTGCTCGCCAGATGGCTTTATTGCCTTACGTAAGCGAATAA
- the ssb gene encoding single-stranded DNA-binding protein, translated as MINRVVLVGRLTKDPILRKTGSGASVVSFTVACDRRIKTEGQPTADFINCVAWNKVADLMAQYLHKGSLVGVEGRIQTRSYDDQTGKRVYVTEVVADSVQFLESKSASANNAQAGYTPDYNANNQGYEPDTSSSQSSYSSDFASSDTLDIASDDLPF; from the coding sequence ATGATCAATCGTGTCGTTTTGGTTGGACGTCTTACAAAAGACCCAATCTTAAGAAAAACCGGCTCAGGAGCATCTGTGGTATCCTTTACCGTTGCATGTGATCGCCGTATAAAAACCGAAGGTCAGCCAACAGCCGATTTTATCAATTGCGTAGCATGGAATAAAGTTGCTGATTTAATGGCACAATACCTTCATAAAGGAAGTCTAGTTGGAGTGGAAGGAAGAATCCAGACACGCAGCTATGATGACCAGACAGGAAAACGTGTATATGTTACTGAAGTAGTTGCTGACAGCGTACAGTTTCTGGAAAGCAAATCTGCAAGTGCAAACAATGCACAAGCTGGATATACACCTGATTACAATGCAAACAACCAGGGTTATGAACCAGATACATCAAGTTCACAGTCATCTTATTCCAGTGATTTTGCATCAAGCGATACACTTGATATCGCAAGTGATGATTTACCATTCTAA
- the rpsF gene encoding 30S ribosomal protein S6, which translates to MKKYEIMYIVNASLEEAARNEVMNGLHKIITDHEGSIDKVDEWGVKEFAYEINHMKKGYYVVMNVTANNEGIKEFDRLARINHSIVRYMIIKTEGEE; encoded by the coding sequence ATGAAAAAATACGAAATCATGTACATTGTGAACGCATCTTTGGAAGAAGCAGCTCGTAACGAAGTTATGAATGGCTTACACAAGATCATTACAGACCACGAAGGATCAATCGATAAGGTTGACGAATGGGGTGTAAAAGAGTTCGCATATGAAATCAATCACATGAAAAAAGGTTACTATGTTGTAATGAACGTTACAGCTAACAACGAAGGAATCAAAGAATTCGATCGTTTGGCTCGTATCAACCACAGCATCGTACGTTATATGATCATCAAAACTGAAGGCGAAGAATAA